Sequence from the Paenibacillus riograndensis SBR5 genome:
TGCGCGTCAGCATATGCACTACGATATATGAAAAGCCAACCAGCAGTCTGCGGATATAGGGCAGGTTGTACTCCCCGCTGTCCCCGTCCAGCAGATGGGTGCTGACAATGTCGGATTCCCCGTGGTACATCGCGATCAGGCTGTCCAGACTTCCGGCATACGACCGCAGCGGACGGAAGGAAGTCTCGCTTCGCTCCAGATGCGTAGCCAGTAAATCCAGCGACATATCCTGACCGGTGATCACCACATTATCGGTGGCGGCTTTGCCGGGTTGGGCCGGCAGCTGCGGATGCTGCGGATGCAGGGCGGATGGGGGGATGAACAGGGGAGTTTCCGCTGGCGCTGAGACTGGCGGGATACTCCCGGAGATGCCGCTGCGCGAATGCTGCTTGTACGCCTCCAGATCGGAAAGATCCACGCGCATCTGCTTGCCTACCCGGTAGGAGGGCAGTTCCCCTTTTTTAATCAGATCATATACCTTAAGTTTGGATATCTTTAATAACCGGGCGATTTCTTCGGTCGTATAGGAAGTATTCTCGGACATGGTAAAGCCTCCTAAGGGATGAACTGCGGCAGTTCTCAAAATAACGCTATGATAGCTCAAGACTAACCTATTTTAAGATGCTGCGCAATTAAAGAACACCGGAGGCAGAGCGGAAGAGCGCTCTAAAAAGCCAAGTTTCTCCTATTCTTGGCCTGCTGCGCATCAGAGAGCCTGATCAATTCGGAAACGGTCACGAACCGGAAGCCCCGCTTCTGCAGCTCAGGCAGGATAATTTTCAGCGCCTCGCGGGTTTGCGATTGGCCGTGAACATGGTCATGGAACAGCACGATATCCCCGTTCCGCGCATTCCGGATGACACGGCTGGAGATGCTGTATACGCCAGGGCGGTTCCAGTCGCGTGTATCCTGATGCCATGACCATAGCACAGGCTTAAGTCCCATGCTGTTGGAGACATCGACCAGGGTCTCGTCGTACATGCCTCCCGGCGGTCTGAACAGGCTGCTGTGCCTGCCGGATACCTTTATAATCTCCTTCTCCGTCAGCTCCAGCTCCTCTTGAATCTGCTGCTCGGAGACCGGCTTTTTGAAATAGACATGATTATAGGTATGATTGGCCAGTTCATGTCCTTCCGTGATCACCCTCCGGGCTACGTCAGGGTAGGCGGCGATCCGTTTTCCGATGGCGAAGAAGGTGCACTTGGCGTTGTACTGCTGCAGCACATCCAGAATCTGATCCGTCTCTGAGGGATCGGGACCGTCGTCGAACGTGAGCGCAATCACCTTTTGGGTAGTCGGCACCTCCCAGATCATCTCGCCTCTTTGCTCGTAATAATTGCGGTCTTTGACATTGGGGCTGCCCAGTGCAGGGCTTGCCGCGGCAAATACTAATGCTGCTGCAACTGCAGCGGTTCTCCAGACGGATTTCATTGATTTTCAGGTCCATTCCGCGCTGTATCGGGGTACAGGTTATTTGGATTACTCTGCTTAGAATGCGTCAGCGGCTATATGAAATATTCATTTTTGGCAGGTGTCCGCTTATTTCTATTTTAGAGTGAAAGTTCCGGGGAAAATGACTATAATGAAGTACTAAATACAGATCAAGGATAGGGGCAGCGGATATGACACTTATTGAAAAAAGAGAACACCGGCAATATCCGGAGATCACCCGACTGGAAACCTCTAGAGCCGCATATGAACGCGATTATTCGCGTCTGATCCATTCGCCGACCTTTCGCCGGCTGCAAGGCAAATCCCAGGTGTTCGGCGCAGGCACCGGCGATTATTACCGGACGCGTCTGACCCATTCATTGGAAGTGGCGCAGATTGCCCGTGAAGCGGCCAAAAGCCTGCTGCGCGCCTACCCGGAGGTTGAAACGGGACAAGCGGAGAATCCGGGGCTGGTCATTGATCCGGAGGTGGTGGAATGTGCAGCCATTGCCCATGACTTCGGCCACCCGCCGTTCGGCCACAAGGGAGAAGAAGTGCTGGACAGCATTCTGGAGCGGCTTGTGGTGAAGAAGACGGCAGAGGCGGTGCAAAAGTCCGGCGCAGGCCCGGTGCAGCAGCAGACGATCCGTGAGAATATGAGGCGGAAGTATGAGCATTTTGAAGGCAATGCCCACAATTTCCGGCTGATCATGTTCCTGGAGAAACGCGAGAATATCGACGGGCTGAACCTCTCGGATGCGGTGCTGCTGGGCATTAATAAGTATCCGTTTCCCGGTACGGTATTAAAAAAGGGGATGTATCTGCACGAATGGAACTACATTTCAGACATCCGCAGCCAGTGGGGGATTCCGGATGGGAAGAAAACGCTGGAAGCCCAACTGATGGATCTCTGTGATGATATCGCGTATTCCGCGCATGATCTGGAGGATGGCATTAAGGCCGGTAAAATCGAGGTGCATGAGCACTTCATGCATGATGCGTATATCCAGCGGCTGATCGTAGAGAAGATTACTACCCTGGAGGATGCCTTCTGGACCGGATGGAAGGAAGCTGACATACACATCAAGGTTGAAGAGGTGCTGAGCTCCTTCCTGCACGTATGGATGGAGAAAATGCCTACCTGCGAGAACGATTATTCCCGCACCCGCCGGGAGGTTAAGGCTTATTGGGTCAGCACCTTTGTTGCCAGCCTAGGTGTCATTGCGGACGGGAACTGGAAGAAGGTTACCTTCATTAAAGACGGCCAGGAGGATGAGGATATGCTGCGGACGGTCAGTGTGCTCAAAAGCTTCGCCTGGGTCACGATGATCCGTGATTTGCGGGTGCAGCGGCTGCAGAAACGCAGCGAGTGGATTCTGCGCCGTTTATGGGAGGCATTCCTCGACCCGGAAACCTCACGGGCCATTATTCCCAGCGATTGGCTGCAGCGCTTTGAGAAGGATCAGCGGCAGGTCAAGCCGATCTGGACATGGGAGCATATGGTGATTGATTATATCGCCGGGATGACGGATGCTTTTGCCGAGAAAATTTACAATGAGCTGTACGGCCTGAAGGTCGGCTCCATATATGATCTGGACTAGAAAAATATCGTAAGCCGCGCCTGGAATAAAGGGGAAAGGACAAATAGAGGCCTCAGTCCGCATAACCTGCTGAACCGCTTGAATCGGCAAAATAAAGGCTCTCCTGTCCGCATCAGCTGGCGGATCGGTCTTGAAGAATAAAGACTCCCCTGCCCGCATCAGCTTCGGATCGATCTTGAAGAGGCCAAGCGGTAGCAGGGCTTTTTATTGTCCTGTCTTATGATTTATGGTCTTTAGTTTGGAATTCTGGTGTTAATTTGCTCTATTTTGTTATTATTTTGTTATTTATATTTGTAGGAATGGTACATAAGCTTCATGAAACCTTGTTAACAGAAAATGCATAGAATGATCCTTGGAATTATTGAGTTTTATCCAAATGTCCCGCGTTAGTACTTTTTTTGTTCAACAAATGAAATATGAAAAATTTAATAATAAATGTATTTTTGTTATTGTTTATTTGCGTATATGATGCTAATATTGCCAATGTAGTTATTGTATTTCTTTGCATTTGAAAGCACTTACACTTACTAAGGAGGATGATTGGATGAAGCGGTTCAAAAAAGGGCTCACCACGCTCCTGACCACCATCATGCTTGTTTCGACGGCGGCACCTGCGCTTGCTTACGTCAGGCAAGATGATCGTTTGAGTACGCACTGGGCGAAGGACAGCATTGCCAAGTGGCAGGGGAACGGAGTGATTCAGGGTTATCCTGACGGTTCGTTCAGACCCGACAACAAGGTAACACGTGCGGAGCTGGCCAGCATGGTGAATAAACTGTTCGGCTTCAGTGCTGCAGCGGAGGCCTCTTTTGCAGATGTGCCGGCCGGGGCCTGGTACGCCAAGGATCTGTCGGTTGCCAAGCAGGCCGGCTATTATAAAGGCTTCCCGGACAACAAAGCGAAAGCGGATACACAAGTCACCCGCCAGGATGCGGCCGCCTTGCTGGCAGCGGTTTTTTCGCTTGAACCAAGAGCGGGAGCGGCTTCGGCTTCATTCACGGACAATGCCGCTATCAGCAGCTATGCCAAGGAAGCCGTCCAGGCGCTGCAGGGGACGCTCCAGGGTTACCCGGATGGCAGCTTCCGCCCGGACAGTCCGGTTACCAGAGCGGAGACAGTCAGCATCATCGACAGGCTGGTCAGCCGCTACTATCACACGGCCGGGACTGCTGACGGGGGAACGGTACAGGGCAACGTACTGGTCAACCATACCGGAGTTATTCTTAAAGACAACGTAATATCGGGCAATTTGTATTTGGCCCCTGGAATCGGCAGCGGGGAGGCCACTCTGGAGAAGGTAACGGTGCAGGGT
This genomic interval carries:
- a CDS encoding deoxyguanosinetriphosphate triphosphohydrolase family protein yields the protein MTLIEKREHRQYPEITRLETSRAAYERDYSRLIHSPTFRRLQGKSQVFGAGTGDYYRTRLTHSLEVAQIAREAAKSLLRAYPEVETGQAENPGLVIDPEVVECAAIAHDFGHPPFGHKGEEVLDSILERLVVKKTAEAVQKSGAGPVQQQTIRENMRRKYEHFEGNAHNFRLIMFLEKRENIDGLNLSDAVLLGINKYPFPGTVLKKGMYLHEWNYISDIRSQWGIPDGKKTLEAQLMDLCDDIAYSAHDLEDGIKAGKIEVHEHFMHDAYIQRLIVEKITTLEDAFWTGWKEADIHIKVEEVLSSFLHVWMEKMPTCENDYSRTRREVKAYWVSTFVASLGVIADGNWKKVTFIKDGQEDEDMLRTVSVLKSFAWVTMIRDLRVQRLQKRSEWILRRLWEAFLDPETSRAIIPSDWLQRFEKDQRQVKPIWTWEHMVIDYIAGMTDAFAEKIYNELYGLKVGSIYDLD
- a CDS encoding polysaccharide deacetylase family protein: MKSVWRTAAVAAALVFAAASPALGSPNVKDRNYYEQRGEMIWEVPTTQKVIALTFDDGPDPSETDQILDVLQQYNAKCTFFAIGKRIAAYPDVARRVITEGHELANHTYNHVYFKKPVSEQQIQEELELTEKEIIKVSGRHSSLFRPPGGMYDETLVDVSNSMGLKPVLWSWHQDTRDWNRPGVYSISSRVIRNARNGDIVLFHDHVHGQSQTREALKIILPELQKRGFRFVTVSELIRLSDAQQAKNRRNLAF
- a CDS encoding helix-turn-helix transcriptional regulator produces the protein MSENTSYTTEEIARLLKISKLKVYDLIKKGELPSYRVGKQMRVDLSDLEAYKQHSRSGISGSIPPVSAPAETPLFIPPSALHPQHPQLPAQPGKAATDNVVITGQDMSLDLLATHLERSETSFRPLRSYAGSLDSLIAMYHGESDIVSTHLLDGDSGEYNLPYIRRLLVGFSYIVVHMLTRSAGFYVQKGNPQGIRSWSDLKQSGIRIINRERGAGARVLLDEQLRLHGIPASQISGYAVEENSHLAIAGRVARGEADVGIGTEKAAKIIDGVDFIPLIQERYDLVMLKKPGHETLIRTVLDILRSAAFQNELSSIHGYDLSETGTVIYET